The proteins below are encoded in one region of Ereboglobus luteus:
- a CDS encoding M13 family metallopeptidase, with amino-acid sequence MRNHIIRALPLLAASFIFTLALRAELDLNAIDSSVRPQDDFFEYANGSWLKTVEIPGDQLGWGSFYELIDRTQKNLHEICENAAAASAKAGSPARMVGDFYASGMNEGAINAAGVKPIQPQLDLIAGIKSRADVIKVIAALKQIGVRNSFGFYVDADEKDSESYLAQVTQGGLGLPDRDYYFTDSEKMKKLRAEYVEHIAKMLVFAGDSPETARVAAQAVMNLETKLAAASRTRVQLRDPEANYNKTAVADLAKITGDFDWAAFFKAIGARNVRSVNVGQPDFMRAFAAQLNETPLADWRAYLRWNLVRGAAPCLGDDFVNENFAFYGRALNGQKEIKVRWKRVTESVDDGIGDALGQLYVAKYFPPASKARVLKLVEDLRSAFRARIETLEWMDAPTRARALEKLNSFSVKMGYPDKWRDYSTLTISRDASYVENVFAANAYEMRRNLAKIGQPVDRTEWFMTASTINAYYNPVENCIVFPAGILQPPFFDANADDAVNYGGIGSVIGHEMTHGFDDQGRQYDARGNLKDWWTPQSTEAFNKRAAVIIDQFNNYTVLDGALHVNGTLTQGENIADLGGVKIAYAALQRALAGQSRAKIGGYTPEQRFFLSYASIWREVRRPEYRRNLIVIDPHSPAEWRVRGPLSNLEEFWKAFDVKEGDKMRRGGSDIVTIW; translated from the coding sequence ATGAGAAACCACATCATTCGCGCATTACCTCTTCTGGCCGCATCGTTCATTTTCACTCTCGCCCTGCGCGCCGAGCTCGACCTCAACGCCATCGATTCCTCGGTTCGCCCGCAGGACGATTTTTTTGAATACGCCAATGGTTCCTGGCTGAAAACGGTCGAGATTCCCGGCGACCAGCTTGGCTGGGGAAGCTTCTACGAGCTCATCGACCGCACGCAGAAAAACCTGCACGAGATTTGTGAGAATGCCGCAGCCGCTTCCGCGAAGGCCGGCTCGCCCGCGCGCATGGTCGGGGATTTTTATGCGAGCGGCATGAATGAAGGCGCGATTAATGCCGCGGGCGTCAAACCCATCCAGCCGCAACTCGACTTGATCGCGGGCATCAAATCACGCGCCGATGTGATCAAGGTCATCGCCGCGCTCAAGCAGATCGGCGTGCGCAACAGTTTCGGTTTCTACGTCGACGCCGACGAGAAGGACAGCGAGTCCTACCTCGCGCAAGTCACGCAGGGCGGGCTCGGCCTGCCCGACCGCGATTATTATTTTACCGACAGCGAGAAGATGAAAAAACTGCGCGCCGAATACGTCGAGCATATCGCAAAGATGCTTGTGTTCGCGGGAGACTCGCCCGAGACCGCGCGCGTGGCGGCGCAGGCCGTGATGAATCTCGAAACCAAGCTCGCCGCCGCCTCGCGCACGCGCGTGCAGCTTCGCGATCCCGAGGCCAATTACAACAAAACCGCCGTCGCCGACCTCGCCAAAATCACCGGCGATTTCGACTGGGCCGCGTTTTTCAAGGCGATTGGCGCGCGCAATGTTCGCAGTGTCAACGTCGGCCAGCCCGACTTCATGCGGGCGTTTGCCGCGCAGCTCAACGAAACCCCGCTCGCCGACTGGCGCGCCTACCTGCGCTGGAATCTTGTCCGCGGCGCGGCGCCCTGCCTGGGCGACGATTTCGTCAATGAAAACTTCGCCTTTTACGGCCGGGCGCTCAATGGACAAAAGGAAATCAAGGTGCGCTGGAAGCGTGTCACGGAAAGCGTCGACGACGGCATTGGCGACGCGCTCGGGCAGCTTTATGTGGCGAAATATTTCCCGCCCGCGTCAAAGGCCCGCGTGCTCAAGCTCGTCGAGGACCTTCGCTCCGCGTTTCGCGCGCGCATCGAAACGCTTGAGTGGATGGACGCGCCAACCCGCGCGCGCGCACTCGAAAAGCTCAACTCCTTTAGCGTGAAAATGGGTTATCCCGACAAGTGGCGCGATTATTCCACGCTCACGATCAGCCGCGACGCATCGTATGTGGAAAATGTTTTTGCGGCCAACGCCTACGAAATGCGCCGCAACCTCGCGAAGATCGGCCAGCCCGTCGATCGCACGGAGTGGTTCATGACCGCGTCCACGATCAACGCCTACTACAATCCGGTTGAAAACTGCATTGTTTTCCCCGCCGGCATTTTGCAGCCGCCATTTTTCGACGCCAACGCCGACGACGCCGTCAACTACGGCGGCATCGGTTCCGTGATCGGGCACGAAATGACGCACGGTTTCGACGACCAGGGCCGCCAATACGACGCCCGGGGCAACCTGAAGGATTGGTGGACGCCCCAAAGCACCGAGGCTTTCAACAAGCGCGCCGCGGTCATAATTGACCAGTTCAACAACTACACCGTGCTCGACGGCGCGCTCCATGTGAACGGCACGCTCACGCAGGGCGAAAACATCGCCGACCTCGGCGGCGTGAAAATTGCCTACGCCGCGCTCCAACGCGCGCTTGCCGGGCAATCTCGCGCAAAAATCGGCGGCTACACGCCCGAGCAGCGATTCTTCCTCAGCTACGCGAGCATTTGGCGCGAAGTGCGCCGCCCCGAGTATCGCCGCAACCTCATCGTCATCGACCCGCATTCACCCGCCGAGTGGCGCGTGCGCGGACCGCTCTCAAACCTTGAGGAATTTTGGAAGGCTTTCGACGTGAAGGAAGGCGACAAAATGCGGCGCGGCGGCAGCGACATCGTGACGATCTGGTAA
- a CDS encoding TonB family protein: protein MILTVAMMGAVFFAPAVFAKDRRPEVIKQTQPSYPSSMKESGMTGEVTIRFFVDESGDVVDPVIIRSNHSGFEQAAIDAVLKWKFKPGIKDGKAVKTRMQIPLVFHLDGEEGRNAYSYTTPGPSKKDISKMPEGYRYDVAPKPRSVIYPVYPYEQLKNNTKGKASVAVLVDARGKVRKMEISKQSAPEFGLAALAACEYFEFEPATLQGQPTHAIITVSLEFNKGSKFITGEDRDMLRIEKKSPEKIIPAGKLDAMPKMIASRQAPFPLAALRENLTSGEAVVEFYIDSKGMVRLPRIVSNTHPSFGYIAVQTIANWRFEPPVQGGKPVITRARIPIGFTSKVKKTRAK from the coding sequence ATGATTTTGACCGTCGCAATGATGGGCGCGGTTTTTTTCGCACCCGCCGTTTTCGCCAAGGATCGCCGTCCGGAAGTGATCAAACAAACGCAACCGAGTTATCCGTCGAGCATGAAAGAAAGCGGCATGACGGGCGAAGTGACCATTCGGTTTTTTGTGGATGAATCCGGCGATGTCGTTGATCCAGTAATCATACGCTCAAACCACTCCGGCTTTGAGCAGGCGGCAATCGACGCCGTTTTGAAATGGAAGTTCAAACCAGGGATAAAAGACGGCAAGGCGGTCAAGACGCGCATGCAAATACCACTGGTTTTCCATTTGGATGGCGAAGAAGGAAGGAACGCCTACTCCTACACCACACCCGGCCCCTCCAAAAAAGACATCTCCAAAATGCCGGAAGGCTACCGCTACGATGTCGCGCCGAAGCCGCGCAGCGTAATCTATCCGGTTTATCCCTACGAGCAGTTGAAAAACAACACCAAGGGCAAGGCCAGCGTTGCGGTGTTGGTCGACGCGCGCGGGAAAGTCAGGAAAATGGAGATCTCCAAGCAAAGCGCGCCGGAGTTCGGCCTCGCGGCGCTTGCGGCGTGCGAGTATTTCGAGTTCGAGCCCGCCACCCTGCAAGGCCAGCCGACCCATGCGATCATAACCGTGTCGCTTGAATTTAACAAAGGCTCCAAGTTCATAACCGGCGAAGACCGCGACATGCTTCGCATTGAGAAAAAATCGCCCGAAAAAATCATCCCCGCCGGCAAACTCGACGCCATGCCCAAGATGATTGCCTCGCGGCAGGCACCGTTTCCACTGGCGGCGTTGCGTGAGAACCTGACCTCGGGCGAGGCCGTGGTGGAGTTTTACATCGACAGCAAGGGCATGGTTCGCCTCCCGCGCATCGTCTCCAACACGCATCCATCATTTGGATACATCGCCGTGCAAACCATCGCAAACTGGCGTTTTGAGCCGCCCGTCCAGGGAGGGAAACCCGTCATTACGCGCGCCCGCATACCGATCGGTTTTACCTCCAAGGTCAAAAAAACGCGCGCCAAATAA
- the yihA gene encoding ribosome biogenesis GTP-binding protein YihA/YsxC: MKIKSAEFLTSATTLRNCPRADWPEFAMIGRSNVGKSSLINMLTERRNLAKVSATPGKTRLLNFFTINNRWLLVDLPGYGYAKVAQEKRADFNEAVAGYIEGRETLLCVFVLIDSRIEPQRIDIDFLQWLGERDMPHALIFTKTDKQSPAATRANIDRFKQALSAWRAELPPTFLSSSQTKAGRGEILRFIEQTMAA; this comes from the coding sequence ATGAAAATCAAATCCGCCGAATTCCTCACCAGCGCGACGACGCTTCGCAACTGCCCGCGCGCCGACTGGCCCGAGTTCGCCATGATCGGGCGCTCCAACGTCGGCAAGTCCTCGCTCATCAACATGCTCACCGAGCGGCGCAACCTTGCCAAGGTTTCCGCCACGCCCGGCAAGACGCGCCTCCTGAATTTCTTCACCATCAACAACCGATGGCTGCTCGTTGATCTGCCCGGTTACGGCTACGCCAAGGTCGCGCAGGAAAAACGCGCCGATTTCAACGAGGCCGTCGCCGGCTATATCGAGGGACGCGAAACACTGCTCTGTGTGTTTGTGCTCATCGACTCGCGCATCGAGCCCCAGCGCATCGACATCGACTTCCTGCAATGGCTCGGCGAGCGCGACATGCCCCACGCGCTCATTTTCACCAAGACCGACAAACAATCGCCCGCCGCCACCCGCGCCAACATCGACCGTTTCAAGCAAGCGCTCTCCGCATGGCGCGCCGAATTGCCGCCGACATTTCTCAGTTCGTCCCAAACCAAGGCCGGACGCGGCGAAATCCTGCGTTTTATTGAGCAAACGATGGCCGCATGA
- the tenA gene encoding thiaminase II → MSTFTDSLWQAALPVYEKILAHPFLRGLTDGTLPAEAFRHYVLQDAHYLRDYGRGLALIGARAASDDEFMMFAQHGTNAIVVERALHEGFFSAWKLDREAVAAAPVAPACHHYTSYLLRVAQERPYHEALGAFLPCYWVYWEVGKALTAAGSPNALYQKWIDTYGGDEFGATVRQVLDVVNRVGERLTDEQRAGVARHFVTGTRLEWMFWDGAWKMETWPA, encoded by the coding sequence ATGTCCACATTCACTGATTCCCTCTGGCAGGCGGCTTTGCCGGTTTATGAGAAAATTCTGGCGCATCCATTTTTGCGCGGACTAACCGACGGCACATTGCCGGCGGAGGCGTTCAGGCATTACGTGCTTCAGGACGCGCACTATCTGCGCGATTACGGGCGCGGCCTCGCGCTCATCGGCGCAAGGGCTGCCAGCGACGACGAGTTCATGATGTTCGCGCAACATGGCACCAACGCCATCGTCGTGGAGCGCGCGTTGCACGAGGGCTTTTTTTCGGCGTGGAAACTTGATCGCGAGGCGGTTGCCGCCGCGCCCGTCGCGCCCGCGTGCCATCACTACACATCGTATCTTTTGCGTGTGGCGCAGGAGCGTCCGTATCACGAGGCGCTCGGGGCGTTTCTGCCGTGCTACTGGGTTTACTGGGAAGTGGGCAAGGCGCTCACAGCCGCGGGTTCGCCCAACGCGCTTTATCAAAAATGGATCGACACGTATGGCGGCGATGAATTCGGCGCGACGGTTCGCCAGGTGCTCGATGTGGTCAACCGCGTGGGCGAGCGCCTCACGGACGAGCAGCGCGCCGGCGTGGCGCGGCATTTTGTGACCGGCACGCGGCTCGAATGGATGTTCTGGGACGGCGCTTGGAAAATGGAAACGTGGCCGGCGTGA
- a CDS encoding acyl-CoA thioesterase: MPFVHQRTIHFADTDAAGVVYFANYLSFCHEAYEESLAAAGIELRSFFSDNGIVIPISKSSADYLRPLACGDKISIAVKPAALSDDSYRIDYEITRLAVEGAPAKRAAIVRTEHVCIRSDDRARVALPPALAAWVARHGAAA, from the coding sequence ATGCCGTTCGTCCATCAGCGCACGATCCATTTTGCGGACACCGATGCCGCGGGCGTGGTGTATTTCGCAAACTATCTCTCGTTTTGCCACGAGGCCTACGAGGAGTCGCTTGCGGCGGCGGGCATCGAGTTGCGCTCGTTTTTTTCCGACAACGGCATCGTCATTCCCATCTCAAAAAGCAGCGCCGACTATTTGCGTCCGCTTGCTTGCGGGGATAAAATTTCGATCGCGGTCAAACCGGCGGCGCTTTCGGACGACTCCTATCGCATCGACTATGAAATCACCCGGCTCGCCGTCGAGGGCGCGCCCGCCAAGCGCGCGGCGATTGTGAGGACGGAGCATGTTTGCATCCGCTCGGATGATCGCGCGCGCGTCGCGCTTCCCCCCGCGCTGGCTGCGTGGGTTGCCCGGCACGGAGCGGCGGCGTGA
- a CDS encoding tetratricopeptide repeat protein, producing MQKITSTLTALLVLVLIAGCGGGKKEVSKLHQDQAAKHASDANMENFLRNYTAAEKSLTQATTLNPTIDDYWIELGKVRVRLGDKSGAIKAYKGALAACDAQLKEVAENPVFIERKLRALVMLGRDDDARKVLAKAVKNYPQNTHLKTLDQVKAVDLFKNDARLKDFIVK from the coding sequence ATGCAAAAAATCACAAGCACCCTCACCGCGTTGCTCGTTCTTGTTCTGATCGCCGGTTGCGGCGGCGGCAAAAAGGAAGTTTCCAAACTTCACCAGGACCAGGCGGCAAAGCACGCCAGCGATGCCAACATGGAAAACTTTCTGCGCAACTACACGGCCGCGGAAAAATCGCTCACGCAGGCGACCACGCTCAATCCCACGATCGATGACTACTGGATAGAGCTCGGCAAGGTGCGCGTCCGCCTCGGCGACAAATCCGGCGCGATCAAGGCCTACAAGGGCGCGCTCGCCGCGTGCGACGCGCAGTTGAAGGAAGTCGCGGAGAATCCCGTTTTCATCGAACGCAAACTGCGCGCGCTTGTGATGCTCGGCCGCGATGACGATGCGCGCAAGGTTCTCGCCAAGGCTGTCAAAAATTATCCTCAAAACACGCACCTCAAAACACTCGACCAGGTCAAGGCGGTGGATCTGTTCAAAAACGACGCCCGGCTCAAGGACTTCATCGTAAAGTAA
- a CDS encoding class I SAM-dependent methyltransferase — translation MSSAKKITSATVRDDFNDPNTVIHYARAAHFLGLWKSESILIQRFFTNPDAPLIEAGCGAGRVTMGLHDLGYRNITAFDFAEELVDQARSLVDERAPGANIRVYLADATRLRKAGGFDGAPRFEGALFMFNGLMQIPGRKNRIAALLELRAVCKSGAPLLFTTHDRECGGAGEHILWRMEADRWAEGRQDLCLVEFGDRYFEDETGRTFMHLPTRAEILADLAVTGWRHTFDALRSKVSAESRAVREFSDECRFWSAVAA, via the coding sequence ATGTCTTCCGCGAAAAAAATCACCTCCGCCACGGTTCGGGACGATTTCAACGATCCTAACACCGTCATCCACTATGCGCGCGCGGCGCATTTTCTCGGGCTTTGGAAATCCGAGAGCATTCTCATCCAGCGTTTTTTCACCAATCCCGACGCGCCGCTCATCGAGGCGGGTTGCGGCGCGGGCCGCGTGACGATGGGGCTGCACGATCTCGGATACCGCAACATCACCGCGTTCGATTTTGCGGAGGAACTTGTCGACCAGGCGCGCAGCCTTGTCGATGAGCGCGCGCCCGGCGCGAACATCCGCGTGTATCTCGCCGACGCCACGCGATTGCGTAAAGCCGGCGGCTTTGACGGCGCGCCGCGGTTCGAGGGCGCGCTTTTTATGTTCAACGGCCTGATGCAAATCCCCGGCCGTAAAAACCGCATCGCCGCGCTCCTTGAGCTGCGAGCCGTTTGCAAATCCGGCGCGCCGTTGCTCTTCACCACGCACGATCGCGAGTGCGGCGGCGCGGGCGAGCACATCCTCTGGCGCATGGAGGCGGATCGCTGGGCCGAGGGGCGGCAGGACCTGTGCCTTGTCGAGTTTGGCGACCGTTATTTTGAGGACGAAACGGGGCGCACCTTCATGCACCTGCCCACGCGCGCCGAGATTCTCGCCGACCTCGCGGTGACGGGCTGGCGGCACACGTTCGACGCGCTGCGCAGCAAAGTGAGCGCCGAGTCGCGCGCCGTGCGCGAGTTCTCCGACGAATGCCGCTTTTGGAGCGCGGTCGCCGCGTAA
- a CDS encoding transketolase C-terminal domain-containing protein codes for MMHTALTANAPMFIRYPRGAAQGVPVKAEPSALPVGKAEVLREGAHAMIWALGTMVRDALALSDRLALENNLSVGVVNARFAKPLDSELLLAHAAKAPLLVTMEDHVLTGGFGSAVLETLQHAGVTTPVECIGWPDAFVGHGTDAATLRAAHGLSPDAMRDRVLRAIRSTSDLGAHEEMAALPK; via the coding sequence ATGATGCACACGGCGCTCACGGCAAACGCCCCCATGTTCATTCGCTACCCGCGCGGCGCGGCGCAAGGTGTTCCGGTCAAGGCGGAGCCCTCCGCGCTTCCCGTCGGAAAAGCCGAGGTGTTGCGCGAAGGCGCGCACGCGATGATCTGGGCGCTTGGCACGATGGTGCGCGACGCGCTCGCGCTTTCCGACCGCCTCGCGCTTGAAAACAATCTCAGCGTCGGCGTGGTCAACGCCCGCTTCGCCAAGCCTCTCGACAGCGAACTCCTGCTCGCGCACGCCGCGAAAGCGCCGCTGCTCGTGACGATGGAGGACCATGTGCTCACCGGCGGATTCGGCAGCGCGGTGCTTGAGACGCTGCAACATGCCGGCGTCACGACGCCCGTCGAGTGCATTGGCTGGCCGGATGCGTTTGTCGGGCACGGCACCGATGCCGCCACGCTGCGCGCCGCGCACGGCCTCTCGCCGGATGCGATGCGCGACCGGGTGCTGCGCGCGATACGGAGCACGAGCGACTTGGGCGCTCATGAGGAGATGGCGGCGCTTCCCAAGTAG